The window CGGATCACTCCCCCGCCCCGGTGGACGAGCTGCTTTCCGTCACTGCCCTCGGCTTCGAGAAAGCCAAAATCGCCGCCCGCGATATACAGCCAACCATCTGCACCAAGACTCAGACCGTTCGTCGTGTGATCGGCGGGGCGATCGGCATAATCAAAGGCAAGCCCCTTCACCAACGTTTTTTGTTCATCGGCGACACCGTCCCCATCATGATCGAAGAACACACTCAGGTTGGGCGGATGCATTAAGTACAAGCGATCGTGATCCCAAACCAGTCCGCGGGGAGCATCGATCTCACAAAATACTTTCGTTTCGTCGGCGCGACCGTCCCCATCGAGATCTCGCAGCCGAATTACTCGGCCCCGCTCAGGATTGCGGCCGAGCGAGCCGTTACCATCAGAACTGACATACAGAGTTCCATTGACGTCGGCGGCAACAAAGACGGGATAGTTGACTGCGGGCGGTGAGGCAAACACGGTGGCAGTGAAGCCATCGGGGACGCGGACATCTCGCAGAATCGCCGCTTCGGCTTGCGGCGTCAGTTTTTCAATTCGCGGCGGCACGTTGCCTCGGGTCTGATAGCGGTCTGCGGCCATGGGCACGAACTTGTCAGCCTTTGCCTGCACGTCAGCAGGCCACAACGTCCCGACCCCACCAGCGGTCAATTTGATTTCCCGAACACTGAACCATTTACCAGTCGCCCCCCCTAACCCAACGATCCGCAGAAATTTCAACGCATCGGCGCCCGCGAGCGACTGAGTCGATTGACGAGACCGGTCGTTCTCAGAGGAGTCCAGCAGGGTCGCCCACTCTTTCCCATCTGCAGAGCCTTCCATGCGATACTGGTAAGCGGCACCCTTATCCTCCCACACAATCTGAATCTGATCGAACTTGTGCGGCTCTTCAAATTCCAGTTGCAGCCATTGCGGGAATCCTCCTCCATCGGCACAGAACCGCGTTGCCCGTTTGCCATCGATGGCATGATACGCAGGGTGCCCGGCTTGCGTAGTGGAAGCGGTCACCTTCACCAATGTCGCATCCGCTGGAATGTTGCCGAGGTCGGTCGCTTCGGGAATCTGATACTTTTCTTTGCTGATGAACGTCGTGTCGTTTTCCCCTTGGTAAGGCTGCAGATATTCCTCGTTCAGCTTGCCACAGGACCACAGTAGCCCGCGCGTGACGAGTTCGAGGTATCGAGGATCTTCGACCGTTGCCGTATTGTGTCCAATGGTTGTGCTGAAACTCCGGGCCCCCTGCGTATCATTGGTCCAGGCGACAATCGCCTGTTCGGTTCGCGGGTGATTCCCGCCCACCTGCTGCGTGCCGATCGCCAACGGATGGGCACCGAGAACTTTCACGTTGTTGTACAATTCCTCGCCGATCGTGGTCCAATCTTGACTGGTCGCCGTGATCGGATGATCGGGATCGACAAACTCAATGTCGATGGGCTCTTGCGGGCCGTGACCACTCGATTGAAGCCCGAGATGTGAAAACCATGCGTCGGTACCGGTGCGAAAACTATGCATCGCGCAGTGCAAATGTACCGCTGGGACCTTTCGATGAATGGCCACAATGCGGTTCACCAACGCCTCGTCTTTGATGTCCGCTGCGCACTCGTCGTGAATGATGACGTCGTAATCCTCCGCCCAATTTAGTTTGCGATAGAGCGGCAGGACGGGAGTCGTCGTTGAATTGTCCGTCCAGTAGACGTCAACGCGAACATTCGCGCGAGCCTGGATCCCCTCGGCGATCACGGACTGCTGCGAGCCGTAATCGTGGCAACAGCCACCGGCAATCAATAACGCACGCAGAGGACGTGCAGCCGGTTCCTCCGCGGCAATCGCCGGGCCGCCCGTGCACAGAAACAGCGAAAGACTGGCAAGTTGGGCAAACCGGGTGGCAAACAGGGCCATCGTGAAAGTTCTCGTCATGCGGGCAATCAAGGGTCGATGGTGACAGCGGATCAGAATGCCTCCATCTCAAACCGGCGGTTTTCGAGGA of the Allorhodopirellula heiligendammensis genome contains:
- a CDS encoding DUF7133 domain-containing protein, which translates into the protein MTRTFTMALFATRFAQLASLSLFLCTGGPAIAAEEPAARPLRALLIAGGCCHDYGSQQSVIAEGIQARANVRVDVYWTDNSTTTPVLPLYRKLNWAEDYDVIIHDECAADIKDEALVNRIVAIHRKVPAVHLHCAMHSFRTGTDAWFSHLGLQSSGHGPQEPIDIEFVDPDHPITATSQDWTTIGEELYNNVKVLGAHPLAIGTQQVGGNHPRTEQAIVAWTNDTQGARSFSTTIGHNTATVEDPRYLELVTRGLLWSCGKLNEEYLQPYQGENDTTFISKEKYQIPEATDLGNIPADATLVKVTASTTQAGHPAYHAIDGKRATRFCADGGGFPQWLQLEFEEPHKFDQIQIVWEDKGAAYQYRMEGSADGKEWATLLDSSENDRSRQSTQSLAGADALKFLRIVGLGGATGKWFSVREIKLTAGGVGTLWPADVQAKADKFVPMAADRYQTRGNVPPRIEKLTPQAEAAILRDVRVPDGFTATVFASPPAVNYPVFVAADVNGTLYVSSDGNGSLGRNPERGRVIRLRDLDGDGRADETKVFCEIDAPRGLVWDHDRLYLMHPPNLSVFFDHDGDGVADEQKTLVKGLAFDYADRPADHTTNGLSLGADGWLYIAGGDFGFLEAEGSDGKQLVHRGGGVIRVRPDGSDLQIYSEGTRNILEVAISPDMEMFARDNTNDGGGWDVRLHHFTGMENHGYPRLYKNFNDECVQPLADYGGGSGCGAVYIDEPGFGKWNHAPFTADWGTGSLYRHTVTRDGATYQESAPPESFIKLTRPTDADVDGNSRVYCASWRGATFNWDGPDVGYIVCVRPDDFTPPPMPQFASASDDELIRVMDSPSYRRRIEAQRELMRRGNPAFEQLLTRAVAGRSPARNLLLRLQTDATDHECVSAITHEDPVVVHTAIRCLAARGAASVCLDALDASSSPAARDGLLRALAMMHTQEVVDGLIAKLTDADDELRLGIVSALCRLHSQEAVWKGDSWGTRPDTRGPYYEPVSWSESEKIANVLRTVLPELDPVVAADLVRRHYYLDKSIFDPGETMDAEAQPAAPVWSPEEVAVLQELIPKDAVKINEMKIDDAVAQAISMQGNVELGRYMFTKANCVACHTVSEDEVQKGPFLGSIAKTYKRPDLAVAIVQPSKTIAQGFVTNTILTLDGDVITGFVTNERSEQVTLRDQTGKETTIEKEEIDFRKTSDISVMPTGVLNEFTVYEFASLLDYLESLSPAAQ